Proteins from one Salvia splendens isolate huo1 unplaced genomic scaffold, SspV2 ctg291, whole genome shotgun sequence genomic window:
- the LOC121789612 gene encoding type I inositol polyphosphate 5-phosphatase 2-like — protein sequence MKTKRGKRSEPFWPSIMMKKWLNIKPKVYDFSEDEVDTESERSEDDVCSCKDDSIMLDDHFDRTKGFQSACATKTTGGKPSTAFSTKHRRRKSETLRLQYINTKDVRVNIGTWNVAGRFPDDDLDIDEWLCMQDPADMYIFGFQEVVPLSAGNVLVSESRMPISKWEAIIRRTLNKSAEPETKLKSYSAPPSPVFRTSCASDTLADEAVIPALDLFPDNSGGTTMDGDSKVDGKDIQAKRVSDIIWNSRLDWPEQSLDATSHQALSARSLRRVLSSSARIGWTSNGLNSSPQNFPQLKRMHQSFGNLRTVHMDPQEELDEVVDYLSEELDEIPGEEEDCFMEMSDFRNEDAMSSTPKKSQSTYVRIVSKQMVGIYVSVWVRRRLRRHINHLKVSPVGVGLMGYMGNKGSVSISMSLFHSRLCFVCSHLTSGEKYGAEHRRNSDVLEIIRRTHFSTLFDIDQPQTIPSHDKIFWFGDLNYRINMSDSEVRKLVEKKQWAVLLNHDQLSNELRNGHVFDGWKEGMINFAPTYKYEINSDRYVGQNPKGEKKRSPAWCDRILWFGKGIKQLCYNRSEMRLSDHRAVSSSFVVEVEIFDQRKLKKAINYSSAAVHPVLFLNQPRECL from the exons ATGAAGACTAAAAGAGGAAAGCGGTCTGAG CCGTTTTGGCCATCTATTATGATGAAAAAATGGCTGAATATCAAGCCGAAGGTTTATGATTTCAGTGAAGATGAAGTGGACACAGAGAGTGAACGCAGTGAAGATGATG TTTGCTCTTGTAAAGATGATAGTATTATGCTCGATGATCATTTCGATAGGACGAAGGGATTTCAATCTGCTTGCGCAACCAAAACTACAGGAG GTAAACCTTCAACAGCATTTTCGACGAAACACAGGAGAAGAAAATCAGAAACTCTGCGACTTCAGTACATAAACACAAAAGATGTGAG AGTAAATATAGGTACTTGGAATGTTGCTGGAAGGTTTCCAGATGATGACCTTGATATAGATGAATGGCTCTGTATGCAAGACCCAGCTGATATGTACATTTTCGG CTTCCAGGAAGTGGTTCCCTTGAGTGCGGGCAATGTGCTTGTTTCGGAAAGTAGAATGCCGATCTCAAAATGGGAGGCTATCATCCGCAGAACATTGAATAAGTCAGCAGAACCGGAAACCAAACTTAAAAGCTACAGCGCACCGCCCTCTCCTGTTTTCAGGACTTCCTGTGCTTCGGATACATTGGCTGATGAGGCAGTTATTCCTGCACTTGACTTATTCCCCGATAATTCTGGAGGCACCACTATGGACGGTGACTCGAAGGTCGACGGGAAGGACATCCAGGCAAAGAGAGTCTCTGATATTATCTGGAACAGCAGATTGGACTGGCCAGAGCAATCACTTGATGCTACTTCTCATCAAGCTTTATCGGCAAGGTCCTTACGAAGAGTGCTGAGCAGTTCAGCAAGAATAGGATGGACGAGTAATGGTCTCAACTCCAGCCCTCAAAATTTCCCACAGTTGAAGAGAATGCACCAAAGCTTCGGAAATCTACGGACAGTTCACATggatccacaagaggagctcgatgAAGTTGTGGATTATCTGTCGGAAGAGTTGGATGAAATTcctggagaagaagaagattgttttatggaaatgtcaGATTTCAGAAATGAAGATGCAATGTCAAGCACTCCAAAAAAATCGCAGTCAACGTATGTAAGGATTGTGAGTAAACAGATGGTCGGAATATATGTGTCAGTGTGGGTGAGGAGAAGGCTAAGGCGACACATAAACCACTTGAAGGTTTCCCCAGTCGGAGTTGGGCTTATGGGCTACATGGGAAACAAG GGTTCTGTTTCCATAAGTATGTCACTCTTCCATAGTCGTCTATGCTTTGTCTGCTCTCATCTAACCTCTGGTGAGAAGTATGGGGCCGAGCATAGGCGTAACTCTGATGTTCTTGAAATCATAAGGCGGACTCATTTCTCAACGCTCTTTGACATTGATCAGCCACAGACAATCCCATCTCACGA CAAGATATTCTGGTTTGGAGATTTGAATTATCGGATCAATATGTCGGATTCAGAAGTGAGAAAGTTGGTCGAGAAGAAGCAGTGGGCTGTGCTTCTCAACCACGATCAG TTGAGCAATGAACTCAGAAATGGACATGTGTTTGATGGATGGAAAGAGGGGATGATCAACTTTGCCCCAACTTACAAGTATGAGATCAACTCTGACAGATATGTTGGTCAAAACCCTAAAGGAGAAAAGAAGAGATCCCCGGCATG GTGTGACCGTATCCTTTGGTTTGGTAAAGGCATTAAGCAGCTATGTTACAATCGATCGGAGATGAGGCTTTCGGATCATCGAGCTGTGAGCTCTTCGTTTGTAGTTGAAGTTGAGATATTTGATCAACGGAAGCTCAAAAAGGCAATCAACTATTCAAGTGCCGCGGTACATCCTGTGTTGTTCCTCAACCAACCTCGAGAATGTTTATAG